One Actinomycetota bacterium DNA segment encodes these proteins:
- a CDS encoding nicotinate-nucleotide adenylyltransferase codes for MLIARNVKRIGVLGGTFDPIHIGHLVAASEAHSQLALDQVLFIPAGTPWQKSEQDITPGNIRLELLNLAVARDDRFSVSDIEIKREGPSYSIDTFDELMDLDPAANFICLVGADVVSKIPTWHRWQDFVKKVSIAVVSRSGIAVGELPFAVTEVPIPEVAISASTLRQRYAAGEPTRYLIPDSVDEYIRTHGLYGAGQDEF; via the coding sequence ATCCTGATCGCTAGAAACGTGAAGCGCATTGGAGTGCTTGGTGGGACATTCGATCCCATCCACATTGGACATTTGGTTGCTGCCAGTGAGGCGCACTCCCAACTTGCATTAGATCAAGTTCTTTTTATCCCAGCCGGCACGCCTTGGCAGAAATCTGAGCAAGACATCACGCCTGGCAATATTCGATTAGAACTACTCAATCTTGCAGTTGCTCGTGATGACCGATTTTCAGTGAGTGATATCGAAATTAAGCGCGAAGGCCCAAGCTATTCAATTGATACTTTTGACGAATTGATGGACCTGGATCCAGCTGCTAATTTCATCTGTCTTGTCGGTGCAGACGTTGTCTCAAAAATACCGACTTGGCATCGCTGGCAAGATTTCGTCAAGAAAGTTTCTATCGCTGTAGTCAGTCGTTCAGGAATAGCAGTAGGAGAGTTGCCATTTGCTGTGACCGAAGTTCCGATTCCAGAAGTTGCAATCTCGGCAAGTACGCTCAGGCAGCGATATGCCGCTGGCGAGCCGACAAGGTATCTAATCCCCGATTCAGTCGATGAGTACATTCGCACCCATGGACTTTATGGAGCAGGACAAGACGAGTTCTAA
- a CDS encoding glutamate-5-semialdehyde dehydrogenase yields the protein MTDERAEVLAAAERARSAAMVLRNCSRAEKDAALLAMANALVLHTDVIVSANSKDIAAAEQNGTDAAIIDRLKLNRERIEAVAQGLRDVAALPDPVGEVVRGYTLPNGLEVRQQRVPMGVIAMIYEARPNVTVDAAGLALKSGNCVLLRGSSSAFQTNVELVAVMRSALEHSPVPADAIQLAPGATHEAAKHLMTARGLVDVVIPRGGAGLINAVVEQSTVPVIETGVGNCHVYIDESADIEKAVAITVNAKTQRTTVCNTAETLLVHESIAPKVLPNLLAALKDKGVTIHGDKEFAEYSAEAGISFVPANDTDWSDEYYSLDIAAAIVPNIEAAISHIRKWSTGHTEAIISESQQAIRHFTSSVDSAAVMVNASTRFTDGGEFGFGAEIGISTQKLHARGPMGLPELTTTTYIVTGDGHIRS from the coding sequence ATGACTGATGAACGTGCTGAAGTGTTAGCCGCCGCCGAGCGCGCGCGCTCTGCTGCCATGGTCTTGCGGAATTGTTCTCGCGCTGAAAAAGATGCCGCACTACTAGCCATGGCAAATGCCTTAGTTTTACACACCGATGTGATTGTGTCAGCGAATTCCAAAGATATTGCGGCCGCTGAGCAAAATGGGACAGATGCCGCCATCATCGATCGACTTAAGCTAAATCGAGAGCGCATTGAAGCAGTTGCGCAAGGACTGCGTGATGTCGCGGCACTGCCTGACCCAGTTGGTGAAGTAGTGCGTGGATACACCTTGCCTAACGGACTTGAGGTAAGGCAGCAGCGGGTTCCCATGGGTGTAATCGCCATGATCTATGAGGCCCGACCAAATGTAACTGTTGATGCTGCTGGTTTGGCACTCAAGAGTGGAAATTGTGTTTTACTGCGTGGTTCTTCATCGGCATTTCAGACGAATGTGGAATTGGTTGCAGTCATGCGAAGTGCATTAGAGCACTCACCTGTTCCAGCCGATGCAATTCAATTGGCACCTGGGGCAACTCACGAAGCGGCAAAGCACTTAATGACGGCACGTGGCCTGGTAGATGTTGTTATCCCGCGCGGTGGAGCGGGACTCATTAATGCTGTTGTCGAGCAGTCAACTGTCCCAGTCATAGAGACGGGAGTAGGAAATTGCCATGTCTACATAGATGAGTCTGCAGACATTGAAAAAGCCGTTGCAATCACGGTAAATGCTAAGACACAACGAACGACGGTTTGCAATACTGCTGAAACACTTCTAGTCCACGAATCTATCGCGCCCAAAGTACTACCTAACTTGTTGGCAGCTTTGAAGGACAAAGGAGTAACTATTCACGGAGACAAAGAATTTGCCGAATACTCTGCCGAGGCTGGCATCAGCTTCGTTCCCGCCAACGACACCGATTGGTCAGATGAGTATTACAGCCTAGACATTGCCGCCGCGATTGTGCCGAACATAGAGGCGGCGATTAGTCACATTCGAAAATGGTCTACAGGGCATACCGAAGCAATCATTAGCGAGTCCCAACAGGCTATTCGACACTTCACTAGTTCAGTAGATTCCGCGGCAGTCATGGTTAACGCGTCTACTCGCTTCACAGATGGTGGCGAATTTGGCTTCGGTGCTGAAATCGGAATATCCACGCAAAAACTACATGCTAGGGGTCCCATGGGGCTACCAGAACTAACAACTACGACTTACATTGTCACTGGCGATGGCCACATCAGAAGCTAA
- a CDS encoding glutamate 5-kinase, which yields MRNDIARAKRIVVKVGSSSLTTRRGGLDESRLTELVQVVAAKQKDAEIVLVSSGAIAAGLAPLGLQSRPTDLATQQAAASVGQSLLVAKYAAAFAAHQVTVGQVLLTANDVIRRAQYRNAQRSLQRLLELDVLPIVNENDTVATDEIRFGDNDRLAALVAHVVQADALFLFSDVDGLYNDDPTNPEASIIEQVSDFSQLSEVAIGGTGSSGVGLGGMATKVKAAQIATSAGIPVVLTATSNAAAALAGQSVGTYFAPAAKLPTRLLWLLHATTSLGKLFLDDGAVSAVIDRRMSLLPAGITEVEGNFVAGDAVDLVDQSGKLVARGIVSFDATELPALIGKKTSEISSEFGESFDREVIHRDDLVVIPEQ from the coding sequence ATGCGTAACGATATCGCACGAGCCAAGCGCATTGTGGTGAAAGTTGGTTCCTCGTCACTAACTACTAGACGAGGCGGACTTGACGAAAGTCGCCTTACCGAACTGGTGCAGGTAGTTGCAGCAAAACAAAAAGATGCTGAAATTGTTCTGGTATCTAGTGGTGCAATTGCCGCAGGACTGGCACCGCTTGGTTTACAGTCTCGGCCGACGGACTTAGCCACACAGCAGGCCGCGGCTAGTGTTGGTCAGTCTCTTCTCGTCGCTAAGTATGCCGCTGCTTTTGCTGCTCATCAAGTTACGGTAGGGCAGGTTTTGCTGACCGCAAATGATGTGATCAGACGTGCACAGTACCGAAATGCGCAGCGTAGCTTGCAGCGATTGCTTGAACTTGATGTTCTGCCAATTGTGAATGAGAACGACACCGTTGCGACCGATGAAATTAGATTCGGTGACAATGATCGTCTGGCTGCACTCGTTGCCCATGTAGTTCAAGCGGATGCACTTTTTCTATTCTCGGATGTTGATGGTCTATACAATGATGATCCAACCAATCCCGAGGCAAGCATTATTGAACAAGTGAGTGATTTTTCGCAGTTGTCTGAAGTGGCAATTGGCGGAACGGGCTCATCCGGTGTTGGCCTTGGGGGAATGGCAACCAAAGTTAAGGCAGCTCAAATCGCCACGTCGGCGGGGATCCCAGTGGTGCTAACTGCTACCTCGAACGCTGCCGCCGCGCTTGCCGGCCAGAGTGTAGGCACCTATTTCGCGCCAGCAGCAAAACTGCCCACTCGCTTACTTTGGCTTCTGCATGCCACAACATCCCTTGGCAAGTTGTTCCTTGACGACGGTGCGGTGTCAGCAGTGATTGACCGCCGCATGTCACTGTTGCCAGCAGGTATTACCGAAGTTGAAGGCAACTTTGTCGCAGGCGATGCAGTGGATCTAGTTGATCAATCGGGCAAACTAGTGGCTCGGGGGATTGTTTCATTCGATGCTACTGAGCTACCTGCTCTGATAGGCAAAAAAACATCTGAAATTTCGTCCGAGTTTGGTGAAAGTTTCGACCGCGAGGTTATCCACCGAGACGACTTGGTAGTGATCCCCGAACAATAA
- the obgE gene encoding GTPase ObgE — MTSFIDHVLLHVRGGNGGNGCASVHREKFKPLGGPDGGNGGKGGDVTLVVDTSITTLLEYHRSPHRSGGNGKPGQGDHRNGANGTELVLPVPDGTVVTLSDGTVLADLVGQGTSYVVAAGGRGGLGNAALASTRRKAPGFALLGEPGVERDVVLELKTVADIGLVGFPSAGKSSLIAAMSAARPKIADYPFTTLEPHLGVVQAGETTFTIADVPGLIPGASSGKGLGLEFLRHIERCAALVHVLDCATLESNRDPIRDLDALEQELEQYGGLQDRPRLVVLNKVDLPEGRDLAEIVLPDLHARGYTVFLVSAVSHVGLRELGFAMATIVRDARAAAQIEAADRPRVVVRPKSVDDSGFTVTVERAGEELRYRIIGERIERWVRQTDFANDEAVGYLADRLARAGVELELAKQGAVAGSEVVIGTGPSAVVFDWQPTVSDLHQGPRGTDERLVDMNRPNAAQRLAEHRKRQYGDEYALADDVAIQEGDEEDA; from the coding sequence GTGACCAGCTTCATTGATCATGTCCTCCTGCATGTTCGTGGCGGCAATGGCGGAAATGGTTGTGCTTCTGTACACCGTGAAAAGTTCAAACCACTCGGTGGTCCCGATGGCGGCAACGGTGGTAAAGGTGGCGATGTAACACTTGTCGTTGATACCTCAATCACAACTTTGCTTGAGTATCACCGGAGTCCTCATCGATCAGGTGGCAACGGTAAGCCGGGCCAGGGCGACCATCGCAATGGCGCTAATGGCACAGAATTAGTACTTCCTGTTCCTGATGGCACGGTGGTTACCCTCAGCGATGGAACGGTGTTGGCTGATTTAGTCGGTCAAGGCACTTCTTACGTTGTGGCCGCTGGCGGTCGTGGTGGCTTGGGAAATGCAGCATTGGCCTCAACTCGCAGAAAAGCACCCGGCTTCGCTTTACTTGGCGAGCCTGGGGTAGAGCGTGACGTCGTACTCGAACTCAAAACTGTTGCCGACATCGGCTTGGTAGGTTTCCCGAGCGCCGGCAAGTCTTCGTTGATTGCGGCTATGTCGGCAGCTCGGCCAAAAATTGCTGACTACCCGTTTACCACTTTGGAGCCGCACCTTGGTGTTGTTCAAGCCGGGGAAACCACATTCACCATTGCGGATGTGCCAGGACTAATTCCAGGCGCAAGTTCCGGAAAAGGTTTGGGGCTAGAGTTTCTTCGCCACATTGAAAGATGTGCTGCGTTAGTTCACGTGCTTGACTGCGCGACCTTGGAATCAAATCGTGATCCAATACGTGACTTAGATGCGCTTGAACAAGAGCTCGAGCAGTATGGCGGACTTCAAGATCGACCAAGATTGGTTGTCTTGAATAAAGTCGATCTTCCTGAAGGCCGGGATCTAGCTGAGATTGTTTTGCCAGATTTACACGCCCGTGGCTACACGGTATTTCTGGTTTCGGCTGTTAGTCATGTGGGCCTGCGTGAACTCGGATTTGCCATGGCAACAATCGTTCGGGATGCTCGGGCTGCCGCACAAATTGAGGCTGCCGATCGGCCACGAGTTGTTGTGCGGCCAAAGTCCGTCGATGATTCAGGATTTACAGTAACTGTTGAGCGTGCTGGCGAAGAATTGCGATACCGGATTATTGGTGAGCGAATAGAACGTTGGGTGCGGCAGACGGATTTTGCTAACGATGAAGCCGTTGGTTACCTAGCGGATCGGTTGGCCCGGGCAGGAGTTGAACTGGAACTGGCCAAGCAAGGCGCTGTTGCTGGCAGTGAAGTTGTGATTGGCACTGGACCATCGGCTGTTGTCTTTGACTGGCAACCAACAGTCTCAGACTTGCATCAAGGTCCTCGTGGCACCGATGAACGACTCGTTGACATGAATCGACCAAATGCAGCCCAGCGGTTAGCAGAGCATCGTAAACGGCAATATGGTGACGAATATGCTTTGGCAGATGATGTAGCAATACAGGAAGGGGACGAGGAAGATGCGTAA
- a CDS encoding 50S ribosomal protein L27: MAHKKGASSTRNGRDSNAQRLGVKRFGGQVVSAGEIIVRQRGTHFHPGQNVGRGGDDTLFALTAGAVQFGTRRGRRVVNIVPAG; the protein is encoded by the coding sequence ATGGCACATAAAAAGGGTGCGTCCAGCACACGCAATGGTCGCGATTCAAATGCACAGCGTCTAGGCGTAAAGCGTTTCGGCGGACAGGTTGTAAGCGCTGGCGAGATCATCGTGCGTCAGCGTGGCACACATTTTCATCCAGGACAGAATGTTGGTCGTGGTGGTGACGATACTTTATTCGCCTTGACTGCTGGCGCTGTTCAGTTCGGTACTCGTCGCGGTCGTCGTGTCGTCAACATTGTTCCAGCGGGCTAA
- the rplU gene encoding 50S ribosomal protein L21 — protein MYAIVRSGGRQEKVVVGDVITLDRVDATPGDTVVLPTLLLVDGDKVTSDSKALAGITVTGEVVSHGKGQKIEILRYKNKTGYRRRQGHRSALTDVQIVQIGSTKIADKDKLAAPVAKKAAKKAVAKKAAPKPEVAEVVAEATDAPVAKKAPAKKAPAKKATDAPVAKKAPAKKAAPKKTEE, from the coding sequence GTGTACGCGATCGTTCGATCTGGCGGACGCCAAGAGAAAGTCGTCGTTGGCGATGTAATCACCCTTGATCGGGTTGATGCAACACCTGGCGACACCGTAGTTCTGCCAACATTACTTTTAGTCGATGGCGACAAAGTCACCTCCGATAGCAAAGCTCTTGCGGGAATTACCGTAACTGGCGAAGTTGTTTCGCATGGCAAGGGTCAGAAGATTGAGATCCTGCGCTACAAGAACAAGACTGGCTATCGCCGTCGTCAAGGTCATCGTTCCGCCTTGACTGATGTGCAAATTGTCCAGATTGGGTCAACCAAGATCGCAGATAAGGATAAGCTTGCTGCTCCGGTAGCTAAGAAAGCGGCCAAGAAAGCAGTTGCAAAAAAGGCTGCGCCAAAGCCTGAAGTTGCCGAAGTAGTAGCCGAGGCAACAGATGCGCCAGTTGCAAAAAAGGCGCCTGCAAAAAAGGCTCCTGCCAAGAAGGCTACAGATGCTCCAGTAGCAAAAAAGGCTCCTGCCAAGAAGGCAGCGCCAAAGAAGACGGAAGAGTAG
- a CDS encoding Rne/Rng family ribonuclease, translating into MSDENHTEVTGMQVKKTRNKSAVKKAAKPAPKAQAPAQSEPVAQKAANKKAANKKAEAPVVATEVEPKKSARKAPVAVPVFQAPPTAPVKGATKKATDKPVKTATKVAAKGSKSGDSAVTDTKKRANKKVASEEVADSTSSDTEIDTPPTSKNRSRNRKNKNRDRGTSTEIDSASISDLDSDDAESATHKRSRKRNRDGAADDSGSIRLDAKRQRRRDGRDAGRRRASVVTEAEYLARRENVDRVMVVRQQGPRTQIAVLEDGVLVEHYINQSSSGSLVGNVYVGRVQNVLPGMEAAFVDIGKGRNAVLYAGEVNWDAAGLEGQSKRIESALKTGDTVLVQVTKDPVGQKGARLTSQISIPGRFVVYVPNHPMTGISRKLPERERTRLKNILREVVPETGGVIVRTASEGASEEELSRDVARLVAQWEDIEAKAKLSSPPTMLYAEPDISIKVVRDIFNEDTKKLVVSGDDAWDTVDQYVKYVAPDLADRLERYVGSKDAFTHYRVDEQIAKALDRKVYLPSGGSLVIDRTEAMTVVDVNTGKFIGQGGNLEETVTQNNLEAAEEIVRQLRLRDIGGIIVIDFIDMVLESNRDQVIRRLIECLGRDRTKHQVAEVTSLGLVQMTRKRIGAGLLEVFGQSCDHCNGRGVTIHMDGLPAGKGNRDTGNESGRGPKAGKIHKFDPEAGHLVEVEGSIESDFENLEISEEKSEKPNKNGQKRGRRSASRPAGQPSSTPVAEFTV; encoded by the coding sequence ATGTCGGATGAAAATCATACAGAAGTAACTGGTATGCAAGTAAAGAAAACTAGGAATAAGAGTGCAGTTAAAAAGGCTGCAAAGCCAGCGCCAAAAGCGCAAGCACCTGCGCAGTCCGAGCCGGTAGCCCAAAAGGCGGCAAACAAAAAGGCGGCAAACAAAAAAGCGGAAGCGCCAGTTGTGGCCACTGAAGTTGAGCCAAAAAAATCAGCTCGTAAGGCTCCGGTTGCTGTTCCAGTCTTTCAAGCGCCACCAACTGCGCCTGTCAAAGGTGCGACAAAGAAAGCTACTGACAAGCCAGTAAAAACTGCAACTAAGGTCGCAGCCAAGGGCTCAAAGTCTGGCGATTCAGCCGTAACTGACACCAAAAAGCGCGCGAATAAAAAAGTGGCTTCGGAAGAGGTCGCTGACTCAACAAGCAGTGACACAGAAATTGATACTCCACCAACCTCAAAGAACCGCAGTCGGAATCGTAAGAACAAGAATCGCGATCGTGGAACTTCGACAGAGATTGATTCAGCAAGTATTAGCGACTTAGATTCAGACGATGCTGAAAGTGCAACGCACAAGCGCAGCCGGAAGCGCAATCGCGATGGTGCAGCGGATGACTCAGGCTCAATTCGCTTAGATGCAAAACGTCAACGTCGCCGCGACGGGCGTGATGCCGGTCGTCGTCGCGCATCAGTTGTGACTGAAGCGGAGTACTTAGCTCGCCGAGAAAATGTTGATCGAGTAATGGTCGTGCGCCAGCAGGGTCCACGTACCCAGATTGCCGTACTTGAAGACGGTGTCTTAGTTGAGCATTACATTAACCAATCTTCAAGTGGCTCACTTGTCGGAAATGTTTATGTCGGCCGAGTCCAGAATGTGTTGCCAGGTATGGAGGCTGCCTTCGTAGACATTGGCAAAGGGCGTAACGCAGTTTTGTACGCAGGCGAAGTGAACTGGGATGCCGCCGGTCTTGAAGGACAGTCCAAGCGCATTGAGTCAGCGCTCAAAACTGGCGACACTGTATTAGTTCAAGTGACTAAAGATCCGGTCGGACAAAAGGGAGCACGACTAACAAGTCAGATTTCGATCCCTGGGCGTTTTGTGGTTTATGTACCAAACCATCCGATGACTGGAATCTCGCGCAAATTACCAGAACGCGAACGCACTCGGCTCAAGAACATCTTGCGCGAAGTAGTTCCCGAGACTGGTGGCGTAATTGTCCGCACTGCTTCGGAAGGTGCGAGTGAAGAAGAATTATCTCGCGATGTGGCCCGCTTAGTTGCCCAATGGGAAGACATCGAAGCAAAGGCAAAACTTTCGTCACCGCCAACAATGCTGTACGCCGAGCCGGATATCTCAATCAAGGTCGTGCGAGATATCTTCAATGAAGACACCAAGAAGCTTGTTGTATCTGGTGATGATGCCTGGGACACTGTTGATCAGTATGTGAAATATGTTGCTCCCGATTTAGCTGATCGCTTAGAGCGCTATGTCGGCAGTAAAGATGCCTTCACGCATTATCGAGTTGATGAGCAGATTGCTAAGGCATTAGACCGCAAAGTGTATCTTCCCTCCGGTGGATCATTAGTAATTGACCGAACCGAGGCAATGACTGTTGTTGATGTGAACACCGGAAAATTTATTGGTCAAGGTGGAAACCTGGAAGAAACAGTTACCCAGAACAACTTAGAAGCAGCTGAAGAGATTGTTCGACAACTTAGACTTCGTGACATCGGTGGCATCATTGTCATTGACTTTATTGACATGGTGCTGGAAAGCAACCGCGATCAAGTAATCCGCCGCCTAATTGAATGCCTAGGTCGCGATCGAACGAAACATCAAGTTGCCGAGGTGACCTCTCTTGGCTTGGTCCAGATGACCCGCAAGCGAATCGGTGCGGGTTTACTTGAGGTATTTGGCCAGTCATGTGATCATTGCAATGGCCGAGGCGTAACAATTCATATGGACGGGCTGCCAGCAGGTAAAGGAAATCGCGATACGGGTAACGAAAGTGGCCGTGGACCAAAAGCCGGAAAGATCCACAAGTTTGACCCCGAAGCGGGACATTTGGTCGAAGTCGAAGGTTCAATAGAATCCGACTTTGAAAACTTAGAGATTTCCGAAGAAAAGTCGGAAAAACCCAATAAGAATGGGCAAAAACGTGGTCGACGCAGTGCCAGTCGGCCGGCCGGACAGCCAAGTTCTACCCCAGTAGCAGAGTTCACGGTTTGA
- a CDS encoding DUF2344 domain-containing protein, producing the protein MARDPGREIVPAVQKLRIQHAKRGRLRFTSHRDFQRAFERALRRANVPMAYSAGFSPHPKISYANAAATGVASEAEYVEIGVVQKVEPDALLQVLNEVLPPGFDILAVVEARTPDFVARLEASHWHIELPAVPPAEILNAVKKFLSETEVMVERNTKSGLRTFDARSAVLRIEIQDLQSPQALATKDEPDLAQMCAILQVVVRHGTPSVRPDDVLVALTKVAGLVLPYPARVTRLAQGPLGADGWSVDDPLDLDRQTAATS; encoded by the coding sequence GTGGCTCGTGATCCAGGTCGCGAAATTGTTCCAGCCGTTCAGAAGTTGCGCATCCAGCATGCAAAGCGTGGTCGGTTAAGGTTCACCTCTCATCGTGACTTTCAACGCGCATTTGAGCGAGCGCTACGACGCGCAAATGTACCCATGGCATACAGTGCTGGCTTTTCCCCGCACCCCAAGATCTCGTATGCAAATGCTGCCGCAACTGGCGTTGCCAGTGAAGCGGAATATGTGGAAATCGGGGTAGTACAAAAAGTTGAGCCAGATGCTTTGCTGCAGGTACTTAATGAAGTCTTGCCACCGGGTTTTGACATTCTGGCAGTCGTTGAGGCCCGAACTCCAGATTTTGTGGCCAGACTCGAAGCAAGTCATTGGCACATTGAACTTCCTGCGGTTCCGCCTGCTGAAATCTTGAACGCAGTGAAAAAGTTCTTGAGCGAGACCGAAGTTATGGTTGAGCGAAATACTAAATCTGGACTCCGCACTTTTGATGCCAGGTCAGCAGTTTTGCGCATTGAAATTCAGGATTTACAGTCGCCACAAGCGTTGGCAACTAAGGATGAACCGGATTTGGCCCAAATGTGTGCAATACTTCAAGTAGTTGTTCGGCATGGAACTCCATCCGTTCGACCAGACGATGTGCTGGTAGCTCTAACAAAAGTTGCTGGGCTTGTCCTTCCGTATCCCGCACGGGTAACTCGGTTAGCACAAGGCCCGCTTGGTGCAGATGGCTGGTCAGTCGATGATCCACTTGATCTCGATCGACAGACCGCCGCCACTTCCTGA
- a CDS encoding TIGR03960 family B12-binding radical SAM protein, producing the protein MLERLLPHVQKPVQYVGGELNAVTKPWDEVKVRWALMYPDAYEVGIPNQGVQILYEVLNERADTLCERTYAVWPDLEKLMRENEVPQFTVDGHRPVGAFDVFGVSFSTELGYTNMLTALDLAGIPIHSAQRTESHPIVVAGGHAAFNPEPIANFIDAAVLGDGEQAALAITDIVLQFKLDCEAGVVASETNLREELLLRLAKSGVVYVPAFYDVEYLPDGRIRRVTPNRAGVPFRVAKHTVMDLDKWPYPKAPLVPLAESVHERMSVEIFRGCTRGCRFCQAGMITRPVRERSKTTIADMVQNGLAKTGYEEIGLLSLSSADHSEIADIAKGLADRYEQSQTSLSLPSTRVDAFNIDLANELTRNGRRSGLTFAPEGGSERIRRVINKMVSEEDLIRTVTAAYGAGWRQVKLYFMCGLPTETDEDVLQIARLAHEVIKAGRVASGRKDIRCTVSIGGFVPKPHTPFQWAAQLDHETTDSRLFKLRDAIRNDREFGKSIGVRYHDGKPGIVEGILSRGDRRVGKVIEQVWRSGARFDGWSEHFSFDMWMQAAQIALADEPVDVSWFTTRERELAEVLPWDHLDSGLDKEWLWEDWQDALAEVEVDDCRWTPCFDCGVCDHMGTEIQVGPTEGVLLPLPQIKSKVIASGS; encoded by the coding sequence ATGTTAGAAAGATTGCTACCGCATGTCCAAAAGCCAGTTCAGTATGTTGGTGGTGAACTCAATGCAGTCACAAAACCGTGGGATGAAGTCAAAGTTCGCTGGGCACTGATGTATCCAGATGCCTATGAAGTCGGTATTCCTAATCAGGGTGTCCAAATTCTTTACGAAGTGTTGAATGAGCGTGCCGATACGCTATGTGAGCGCACATATGCGGTTTGGCCTGACTTAGAAAAGTTGATGCGCGAAAACGAGGTGCCCCAGTTCACGGTAGATGGGCATCGACCCGTTGGAGCGTTTGATGTATTCGGCGTTTCCTTCTCAACCGAATTGGGTTACACCAACATGCTTACTGCTCTAGATTTAGCAGGCATCCCAATCCATTCTGCACAACGGACCGAGTCACATCCGATTGTGGTTGCTGGCGGGCATGCGGCATTTAATCCAGAGCCAATCGCAAATTTCATTGATGCTGCAGTTTTGGGCGATGGTGAACAGGCAGCTTTAGCCATAACGGACATCGTTTTGCAATTCAAACTTGATTGTGAAGCCGGTGTAGTTGCTAGCGAGACCAATTTGCGTGAAGAACTCCTGCTTCGACTTGCAAAATCAGGTGTCGTTTATGTTCCTGCTTTTTATGATGTGGAATATCTGCCAGATGGTCGAATTCGCCGAGTTACGCCAAACCGTGCAGGCGTACCGTTTCGCGTTGCCAAGCACACTGTGATGGATCTCGACAAGTGGCCATATCCAAAGGCGCCATTAGTACCACTTGCCGAGAGCGTCCACGAACGGATGAGCGTTGAAATTTTCCGCGGTTGCACTAGAGGCTGCCGTTTTTGCCAAGCTGGCATGATCACTCGGCCGGTTCGTGAACGATCTAAAACCACCATTGCCGACATGGTGCAAAACGGTCTGGCGAAAACGGGCTACGAAGAAATTGGCTTACTTTCACTATCTAGTGCTGACCACAGTGAGATTGCCGACATTGCGAAAGGTCTTGCCGACCGATATGAGCAATCGCAGACATCCCTTTCACTTCCAAGCACCCGAGTGGACGCCTTCAACATCGATTTGGCAAACGAACTAACTCGTAATGGCCGCCGCAGTGGTTTAACTTTTGCACCCGAAGGTGGCAGCGAGCGTATTCGCCGAGTCATTAACAAGATGGTTTCTGAAGAAGACTTAATTCGGACAGTGACTGCTGCTTATGGCGCAGGCTGGCGCCAAGTGAAGCTCTACTTCATGTGTGGCTTGCCAACCGAAACGGATGAAGATGTGTTGCAGATTGCTAGGTTAGCTCACGAAGTCATCAAAGCCGGCCGAGTCGCTTCAGGGCGGAAGGACATTCGTTGCACGGTTTCTATTGGCGGCTTTGTACCTAAGCCTCATACTCCGTTCCAGTGGGCCGCTCAACTCGATCATGAAACAACTGATTCTCGACTGTTCAAACTTCGTGACGCAATTCGCAATGACCGTGAGTTTGGCAAGTCGATTGGCGTTCGCTATCACGATGGCAAGCCAGGAATTGTCGAAGGCATTTTGTCTCGAGGCGATCGCCGAGTAGGCAAAGTGATTGAGCAAGTTTGGCGCTCCGGAGCCCGCTTTGACGGCTGGAGCGAACACTTTTCCTTTGACATGTGGATGCAGGCAGCACAAATTGCCCTCGCCGATGAGCCAGTTGACGTTTCTTGGTTCACAACTCGTGAGCGCGAGCTTGCCGAAGTTTTGCCATGGGACCATTTGGATTCGGGCCTTGACAAAGAATGGCTCTGGGAAGATTGGCAAGATGCTTTAGCTGAAGTTGAGGTTGACGATTGTCGCTGGACACCATGTTTTGACTGCGGAGTTTGTGATCATATGGGGACTGAGATTCAAGTTGGTCCAACTGAGGGTGTGTTACTGCCGCTACCACAAATTAAATCGAAAGTAATTGCCAGTGGCTCGTGA
- a CDS encoding nucleoside-diphosphate kinase — translation MAEKTLVLIKPDGVQRGLIGEVLSRIERKGFKVLALELRTLERQVAETHYEEHRDKPFFPSLVDFIVSGPLVAAVIEGPDAILSWRQMMGATNPANAAPGTIRGDLATETQFNVTHGSDSPESAAREIALFFPKL, via the coding sequence ATGGCAGAGAAAACCCTAGTTTTAATCAAACCTGATGGCGTGCAGCGTGGCCTAATCGGTGAAGTGCTCTCACGAATTGAACGCAAGGGCTTCAAAGTTCTCGCACTTGAACTGCGCACCCTAGAGCGCCAGGTTGCAGAAACTCATTACGAAGAGCATCGAGATAAGCCGTTTTTTCCGTCGCTGGTTGATTTCATTGTCAGCGGTCCACTGGTTGCCGCAGTAATCGAAGGACCAGATGCAATTCTGTCTTGGCGTCAGATGATGGGTGCAACTAATCCAGCGAATGCAGCGCCGGGAACAATTCGTGGTGATCTTGCGACTGAAACTCAATTCAACGTCACGCATGGCTCAGACTCACCAGAATCTGCCGCTCGCGAGATTGCACTTTTCTTTCCGAAACTCTAA